A genomic stretch from Anaerolinea thermophila UNI-1 includes:
- the nusG gene encoding transcription termination/antitermination protein NusG: MEEPKDQNFEADFLDEEKPRRRKSRSGEPRTPRKASVSAKPEEPVSKEGETETPERAWYVVHCYSGYENKVRHNLEQRIETMGMKDKIFDVVIPTQEEIEVKDGKRRTVERHVFPGYVLVNMIMTEESWYVVRNTPGVTGFVGMDQPTPLRPEEVAQILKRMEAEAPRVKVTFKVGERVRIVDGPFNDFRGTVSEIDMERNKVRVMVNFFGRETPVELDFLQVEKA, from the coding sequence ATGGAAGAACCGAAAGATCAAAATTTTGAAGCGGATTTTTTGGATGAGGAGAAGCCGCGTCGGCGCAAGAGTCGAAGCGGAGAACCCAGGACTCCTCGGAAAGCATCCGTTTCTGCAAAACCGGAGGAGCCGGTCTCCAAAGAAGGAGAAACCGAGACGCCCGAGCGTGCCTGGTATGTGGTGCATTGTTATTCAGGGTACGAAAACAAAGTGCGCCATAACCTTGAACAGCGCATTGAAACAATGGGGATGAAGGACAAAATTTTTGATGTCGTCATTCCTACTCAGGAAGAAATAGAAGTCAAGGATGGAAAACGCAGAACGGTTGAACGCCACGTTTTTCCAGGATATGTTCTGGTCAATATGATTATGACTGAGGAATCCTGGTATGTGGTACGAAATACCCCTGGCGTAACCGGTTTTGTCGGAATGGATCAACCCACTCCTCTCCGTCCTGAAGAGGTAGCGCAGATTCTAAAACGCATGGAGGCTGAAGCCCCTCGGGTCAAAGTTACCTTCAAAGTTGGGGAACGTGTTCGTATCGTAGATGGTCCTTTCAATGATTTCCGTGGCACGGTCTCGGAAATTGATATGGAGCGCAATAAAGTTCGTGTGATGGTCAATTTCTTTGGCCGTGAAACGC